CGAGGAAGTCGAGGAAGTCGAGGAAGTCGAGGAAGTCGAAGAAGTCGAAGAAGTCGAAGAAGTCGAAGAGCCGGCCGCGGAAACTGTCGTGGATATTCCCGCGCGTCTTGAAGAAGCCGGATTTTATATGCAGCAGGGCTTGTTGGCCGAGGCTGAGCGGGTCTGCCGGGAGATTCTCGATTTTGATGCCGTGTGTATTGAAGCACGTAATCTTCTTGCTGAAATTGCCGTCCGGCAGGGTAAAGCGGCCCCGGCTTCAACCCGGCCTGAAGAGCCTGTGGCGGAATCCCTGCCCGATGAGGACGAGAGTGCCTTTGACTGGGATGACGCCTTTCGCAGAACGCAGTATGAGGGGGCAGCGGACATGCTCCCGGAAGATGCGGAGTCCCACTATAATCTCGGCATCGCCTACAAGGAGATGGGTCTGCTGGAAGACGCCATCAAGGAGTTCGATCTCGCCATGAATCATCCTGTAAGGCGATTGGACAGCTTGTCTTTGAAGGCTCTCTGCCTGGTCGAAACGGGCAACTTTGACGCCGCTGAAGAAGTTTTCAGGCTTGCTCTGGCCTACCCCGGTATCGGTCCCGATGAACGCCTTAATCTGACGTTTGAAATCGGGCAGCTCAAGGAACGGGCCGGTATGGCGGAAGAAGCCCTGGAGTGTTTTCTCAAGGTGGCGGAATCAGACCACTTCTATCGTGATGTCGGGGTTCGCATTAAACAGCTGCGGGACCGGTTGGGGATGGCGGAAAATGATCTGGCCGGTAACGTAGGAACGGCTGGAAACAGGAAAAAAGTCACCTATCTCTAAGTGAGTTTATGAGTTATCTAGAGCAGTTCGGGCTTGAGCGTGAACCATTTTCAAATGCTCCTGATGCCCGTTTCTATTACGACACGGAACAACACAGTCAGGCCCTGTTGCGGTTGATGTACGCCATTGACTCGAACAAGGGGCTGGCGGTGCTGATCGGTGGTGTCGGCACAGGGAAGACCACCCTGGCCCGCCGGATGCTGGAAAACCTGCCGGAAGAAAAATATGAATCTTCGTTGCTGGTGATGGTTCATTCCGGGATCACCCAGGAATGGATTCTGACCCGGATCGCCATGCAGTTGGGGGTGGAGGCTCCCGCCATGGACCGGTTGACGCTGCTCAAGCAGCTTTATGACCGGCTGCTGGATATCGAGGAAAGCGGTCGCCGGGCGGTGGTGCTGATCGATGAGGCGCAAATGCTTGAATCGCGGGAACTGATGGAAGAATTCCGCGGCCTGCTCAATCTTGAAATCCCCGGCAAGAAGTTGCTCAATATCATCTTCTTCGGGTTGCCCGAGGTTGAAGACTGTCTGCGTCTTGATGAGCCGCTGGCGCAGCGGGTGGCGGTCAAGTATCACCTCAAGTCGATGCCCGTAGAGACGACCGAAGCCTATATCAAGCACCGTCTGCGCGTTGCCAAGGCCCCGCGGATGTTGTTTGACGCCGATACGGTGCCTGCCATACACCGTTATGCCGGCGGGGTGCCGCGCCTGATCAATACCATCTGTGACAACTGCCTGTTCGAGGCTTATCTGCGCAAGTTGCCGCGTGTCAATGCCCAGGTGCTCAACAGCGTTGTCGGCGATCTCGGGTTGCTGCAGCAGCCGGTGGTTGCGCCGCCGCCGCGCAGCGAGGCGGATGACCTGGCCGAGATCGAAAGCATGCTGGACAGTCTCGAAAAGAAATGATCCGCAATCGGCCGTCTGCCGCGGTTGAAGTTTCCCGCCGCTCCCTACTTTTATGACCAGCCAGATCAAAATCCTGCCGGAAAATCTGTGCAACAAGATTGCTGCCGGTGAGGTTGTCGAACGCCCCGCCTCGGTGGTCAAGGAACTGCTGGAAAATTCTATCGATGCCGGCGCCCGCGATATCACCATTGAAATCGAGAAGGGCGGCAAGAAACTGATTCGTCTTGTCGATGATGGTTGCGGCATGGACCGGGACGATATCTTCCTCTGTCTGGAGCGGCATGCCACCAGCAAGATATCCTCCGCCGACGATTTATTCAAATTGCAGACTCTCGGCTTTCGCGGTGAGGCCCTGCCGTCCATCGCCGCCGTCTCCCGCATGGTGCTGCGTTCCCGTCCGCCGCAGTGTGAAGCGGGTATGGAACTGCTCCTCGATGGCGGCGAGGTCAAACGGGCCGATGTCTGCGGAATGGCTCCCGGGACCAGTGTCGAGGTTCGAGACCTCTTCTCCCGGTTGCCCGCCAGGCGCAAATTTCTGCGCCGCGACGAAACCGAGTTGGCACACATCGGTGAAGTGGTCACCAGGACGGCCCTGGCCCATCCCGATATCCAGTTTCGATTGTTGCACAATGGTCGCGCCTTGATCGACGTGCGTCGCGCCGAAGGATTGCGTGCCCGGGTTGCCAACCTGCTTGGCAGACACCTGGCCTCAGACCTGGTGGAGATTGATGCTGCCGGACCCGACTGCCGTATCCATGGTCTGATCTCTCCCCCGCAGACCAACCGGGCCACCAGCGGGACGATCTACACGTTTGTCAACGGCCGCTATATTCGTGATCGCGTCGTCCAGCATGCCGTGCTCGACGGTTACCGGACCCTGTTGCCCAAGGGGCGGTATCCGGTCGTGGTGCTGTTCCTGGAACTTGACCCGGAACTGGTGGATGTCAATGTGCATCCGACCAAGCATGAAGTTCGTTTCCGACAGCAGAGTCAGGTCCACGATTTTATCGTCGCCGGTCTTGCCGATGCCCTGCGTGAGTCGTCCTGGGTTTCTCCGGCCGATCCCGGGCCGACGCCGGGTGCGGAGGCGTCTGGACCGGGTGCCGTCCTCCCGATGTCGGAGAAAACGCCGTCCCCGTCGGGAACTGATCGTCAGGCGGAAATTCGTGAAAGCCTGCAGCGTTATGCCCGGACGCCGTCACCGTCCCCGGATTCGCGGCCCGTTTTTGCCATGCCGTCGGCGCCCGCGGCAGAAACTGTTGAGGAGGATGCCGGCTTTTTTTCCGGGCTGCGGCTGATCGGCCAGTATCACAACAGCTACCTGCTTTGCCAGGATGGTCCGGACCTGTTGCTGATCGATCAGCATGCCGCCCATGAACGGGTCGGTTTCGAACGCCTGCGTGCCCAATGGCGGCAGGGGGGCATTGAGCGCCAGAGCCTGTTGTTCCCGCCGGTGCTGGAATTCAGTCACCTGGAACAGTGTCGTCTGCAGGAGAACCTTGAAAAGCTCGGCCGACTCGGGTTCGAACTGGAACCGTTCGGCGGCAATGCTTTTGTCCTCAAGGCGGTTCCCCAGTTGCTGTCGGGCAGTGATGCGGAACAACTGGTGCGTGATGTCGCCGCTGAACTTGCCGGTCTCGGCAGCAGTTCGCTGATCGAAGAGGCCCTGGACAAGGTTCTGATCCTGATGGCCTGTCACCGGATGGTGCGTGCCAATCAGGCCCTGACCGAGGCGCAGATCCGGGCCTTGCTGAAGGACCTTGACAGTATCGATTTCAGTGCCCAGTGTCCCCATGGCCGTCCGGTGATGCATCGCCTCAGCCTGGCCGAGGTGGAAAAGTTCTTTCACCGGATTTGACCATGACGAATGAACCGAAGCAACCGTTGCTGGTGATCTGCGGTCCGACCGCCAGCGGCAAAACCGGTCTGGCGCTGAGTCTTGCCGAACAGTTTCCTGTTGAGATCATATCGGCCGATTCCCGCCAGGTTTACCGGCGGCTCGATATCGGCACCGCCAAACCGACCGCCGAAGAACTCTCCCGGGTTCGGCATCACCTGATTGACCTGGTGGAACCCGAACAACCGTTCAGCGTCGCCGATTTTGTCGATCTGGCAAACGCGGCGATTGCCGACATCGCCGCCCGTGGTCAATGGCCGTTGCTGGTCGGTGGCACCGGGCTTTACATCCAGGCCCTGACGGCTGGACTGGCGGAGACGCCGCCGGCCGACCCCCGGCTGCGTGCCGCGTTGGAGGCCGAAGCGAGAGAACATGGTCTCGGCAGGCTCTACCGGCGGCTTCAGCAGGTTGACCCGCCGACCGCCGCCAGGCTCAGTCCCAATGATCAGGTGCGCATTGTCAGGGCCCTGGAGGTCGAGGCGCTGAGCGGTTGCCGGATGTCCGATTTTCAGGCCCGCCATGCCTTTTCCGAACATCCGTTCCGGCTGCTGAAGCTGGGTCTGCTGCAGAAAAGGGAGCATCTTTACCGGAGGATTGAACAGCGGGTTGACGCGATGTTTGCCGCCGGCCTGGTCGATGAAGTCAGGGCGCTGCTCGCCTCGGGATGTCCCGCTGATGTCAAGGGGCTGAAAACCATCGGCTACCAGGAAGTGATGGCCTATCTGCGGGGAGATTGCGATCTGCCGACCGCGATTGAGCTGGTGAAACGCAACAGCCGTCGCTATGCCAAGCGTCAGATGACCTGGTTTCGCCGGGATTCTTCCATTATTTGGGTTGACCCCGAGCGTGAGTTTGTTAGAATCACAGAGTTAATTGCCGAATTTAATGCAGCCTAAAAAGGAGCGGACATGCCTAAGACGCCATTCAACATCCAGGACCAGTATCTCAACCAGGCGCGTAAAGAGAGGGTGCGCGTTGCCATCACCATGATGTCCGGCGAAAAGCT
The genomic region above belongs to Geothermobacter hydrogeniphilus and contains:
- a CDS encoding ExeA family protein, with amino-acid sequence MSYLEQFGLEREPFSNAPDARFYYDTEQHSQALLRLMYAIDSNKGLAVLIGGVGTGKTTLARRMLENLPEEKYESSLLVMVHSGITQEWILTRIAMQLGVEAPAMDRLTLLKQLYDRLLDIEESGRRAVVLIDEAQMLESRELMEEFRGLLNLEIPGKKLLNIIFFGLPEVEDCLRLDEPLAQRVAVKYHLKSMPVETTEAYIKHRLRVAKAPRMLFDADTVPAIHRYAGGVPRLINTICDNCLFEAYLRKLPRVNAQVLNSVVGDLGLLQQPVVAPPPRSEADDLAEIESMLDSLEKK
- the miaA gene encoding tRNA (adenosine(37)-N6)-dimethylallyltransferase MiaA — translated: MTNEPKQPLLVICGPTASGKTGLALSLAEQFPVEIISADSRQVYRRLDIGTAKPTAEELSRVRHHLIDLVEPEQPFSVADFVDLANAAIADIAARGQWPLLVGGTGLYIQALTAGLAETPPADPRLRAALEAEAREHGLGRLYRRLQQVDPPTAARLSPNDQVRIVRALEVEALSGCRMSDFQARHAFSEHPFRLLKLGLLQKREHLYRRIEQRVDAMFAAGLVDEVRALLASGCPADVKGLKTIGYQEVMAYLRGDCDLPTAIELVKRNSRRYAKRQMTWFRRDSSIIWVDPEREFVRITELIAEFNAA
- the mutL gene encoding DNA mismatch repair endonuclease MutL, translated to MTSQIKILPENLCNKIAAGEVVERPASVVKELLENSIDAGARDITIEIEKGGKKLIRLVDDGCGMDRDDIFLCLERHATSKISSADDLFKLQTLGFRGEALPSIAAVSRMVLRSRPPQCEAGMELLLDGGEVKRADVCGMAPGTSVEVRDLFSRLPARRKFLRRDETELAHIGEVVTRTALAHPDIQFRLLHNGRALIDVRRAEGLRARVANLLGRHLASDLVEIDAAGPDCRIHGLISPPQTNRATSGTIYTFVNGRYIRDRVVQHAVLDGYRTLLPKGRYPVVVLFLELDPELVDVNVHPTKHEVRFRQQSQVHDFIVAGLADALRESSWVSPADPGPTPGAEASGPGAVLPMSEKTPSPSGTDRQAEIRESLQRYARTPSPSPDSRPVFAMPSAPAAETVEEDAGFFSGLRLIGQYHNSYLLCQDGPDLLLIDQHAAHERVGFERLRAQWRQGGIERQSLLFPPVLEFSHLEQCRLQENLEKLGRLGFELEPFGGNAFVLKAVPQLLSGSDAEQLVRDVAAELAGLGSSSLIEEALDKVLILMACHRMVRANQALTEAQIRALLKDLDSIDFSAQCPHGRPVMHRLSLAEVEKFFHRI